The following proteins are encoded in a genomic region of Arthrobacter jiangjiafuii:
- the scpB gene encoding SMC-Scp complex subunit ScpB, with the protein MQQNPSDEPAVDVDVRAAVEAVLMVIDEPVTAAELAGVLEVPAEEVLDILSELQREYDGYTGGGPGGTVRGFTSMRGFELRDVAGGWRIYSRAEFAPVVSKFVLGGQSARLTQAALETLAVIAYRQPVSRARVSAIRGVNVDSVVRTLVQRGLIGEAGVEAESGSMMYRTTPYFLERLGLGNLDELPRLAPHLPGLENLAEFEDTTY; encoded by the coding sequence ATGCAGCAGAACCCGTCCGATGAACCCGCCGTGGATGTGGATGTCCGGGCCGCCGTCGAAGCGGTCCTGATGGTCATCGACGAACCGGTCACCGCAGCCGAGCTGGCGGGCGTCCTGGAAGTTCCGGCGGAGGAGGTCCTTGACATCCTGTCGGAACTGCAGCGGGAGTATGACGGTTATACTGGGGGAGGACCCGGTGGCACAGTACGTGGTTTTACTTCAATGCGAGGTTTTGAACTACGGGATGTGGCCGGCGGCTGGCGGATCTACTCCCGCGCCGAGTTTGCACCCGTGGTCTCGAAGTTTGTCCTGGGCGGCCAGAGTGCACGTTTGACTCAGGCCGCACTGGAAACCCTGGCAGTGATTGCCTACCGGCAGCCTGTATCCAGGGCGCGGGTATCTGCTATCCGGGGCGTCAATGTTGACTCCGTCGTACGGACCCTGGTCCAGCGCGGACTCATCGGCGAAGCCGGGGTGGAAGCCGAGAGCGGCTCAATGATGTACCGGACCACACCGTACTTCCTGGAGCGGCTCGGACTGGGCAACCTCGACGAACTTCCGCGGCTCGCACCGCACCTGCCCGGGCTGGAAAACCTGGCTGAATTTGAAGACACTACTTACTAA
- a CDS encoding pseudouridine synthase, protein MTQAPRSGSGSGRNNPRSGGAAGGRSFGKGSKPAGNRTGAPRAGGRSGGPRDSEMTAGEFRANGYKARDESAENRPAKFRSAASRAFDGKGSGASKGSSDSKPGAGQFKPEGYKAGAPKQYGTKGGGSSRTGGPQAGQRKSGDRAFRNERFGQNLGAVKHTNTRRPAKPAVSEHHDPEGIRLQKVMAQAGVASRRVCEDMIREGRVEVDGEVVTEVGVRVDPQNVTVHVDGMRLQLDENLKYYVFNKPNGVVCTMDDPEGRPCISDYLKSTNKHERLFHVGRLDTNTEGLLLLTNDGELANRLTHPSYEVPKTYLVQVRGPMAHGVGAQMREGMELEDGFASVDSFKLVDSTPGHLLVEVVLHSGRNRIVRRLFDAVGHPVERLVRTQVGPIRVNDQRQGSIRVLGRTEVGHLLASVGL, encoded by the coding sequence ATGACACAGGCACCCCGCTCCGGATCCGGATCAGGCCGCAACAACCCGCGCAGCGGGGGAGCAGCCGGCGGCAGGTCCTTCGGCAAGGGCTCCAAGCCCGCCGGTAACCGTACCGGCGCCCCGCGCGCCGGCGGCCGCTCCGGCGGACCCCGCGATTCCGAAATGACTGCCGGTGAATTCCGCGCCAACGGCTACAAGGCCCGCGACGAATCCGCCGAAAACCGTCCCGCGAAGTTCCGCTCCGCGGCATCGCGCGCTTTTGACGGCAAGGGCTCTGGCGCGTCCAAGGGCTCCTCGGATTCCAAGCCGGGAGCCGGCCAGTTCAAGCCCGAAGGGTACAAGGCCGGCGCGCCCAAGCAGTACGGCACCAAGGGCGGCGGATCCTCCCGCACCGGCGGACCCCAGGCAGGCCAGCGCAAGAGCGGCGACCGTGCGTTCCGCAACGAGCGCTTCGGCCAGAACCTGGGCGCCGTCAAGCACACCAACACGCGCCGTCCGGCCAAGCCCGCCGTCTCCGAGCACCACGACCCCGAGGGCATCCGCCTGCAGAAGGTCATGGCCCAGGCCGGCGTCGCATCTCGCCGCGTCTGCGAAGACATGATCCGCGAAGGCCGCGTTGAGGTCGACGGCGAGGTCGTCACCGAGGTCGGCGTCCGCGTCGACCCGCAGAACGTCACCGTCCACGTGGACGGCATGCGCCTGCAGTTGGACGAGAACCTGAAGTACTACGTCTTCAACAAGCCCAACGGCGTGGTCTGCACCATGGATGACCCCGAGGGCCGTCCGTGCATCAGTGACTACCTGAAGAGCACCAACAAGCACGAGCGCCTCTTCCATGTGGGCCGCCTCGACACCAACACCGAGGGCCTGCTGCTCCTGACGAACGACGGCGAGCTGGCCAACCGCCTCACGCACCCGTCCTACGAGGTGCCCAAGACGTACCTGGTCCAGGTCCGCGGACCCATGGCCCACGGTGTCGGCGCGCAGATGCGCGAAGGCATGGAGCTTGAGGACGGCTTCGCCAGCGTTGACTCCTTCAAGCTGGTCGACTCCACCCCGGGCCACCTGCTCGTCGAGGTTGTCCTGCACTCCGGGCGTAACCGCATCGTGCGCCGCCTGTTCGACGCCGTCGGCCACCCGGTCGAGCGCCTGGTCCGCACCCAGGTGGGGCCGATCCGCGTGAACGACCAGCGCCAGGGCAGCATCCGTGTGCTCGGCCGCACGGAAGTGGGCCACCTGCTGGCCTCCGTAGGCCTCTAA
- a CDS encoding prephenate dehydrogenase, which yields MGAAQGSATHLSGPVLVIGTGLLGTSIGLGLRRHGVDVVLSDISPSTAAVARDIGAGRLLESVEEGFAPELVVVAAPPDVTAALTAQALKDWPDAVVVDIASVKGAVLEDLRSTGADLSRYVGTHPMAGREKSGPVAALGELFTSMPWVICAAAESSPHAVKCAESLAIDLGAVVSRMSAEEHDQSVALVSHLPQIMSSLVASRLQDTPGQAMALAGNGLRDVTRIAASDPRLWVQILSGNAPRLVEILYGVREDLNRLIHTLEDPLADGARLDMAQLISEGNTGQARIPGKHGAPPQSFASFTVLVDDTPGQIARLLTDIGEIGVNLEDLRLEHSSGQQVGRAEISVLPSRLQNLVHELSTRGWKVVQ from the coding sequence GTGGGCGCGGCACAGGGTTCCGCCACGCATCTTTCCGGTCCGGTCCTCGTGATCGGCACCGGCCTGCTCGGCACCAGCATCGGTCTGGGGCTGCGCCGGCACGGAGTGGATGTGGTGTTGTCCGACATCTCGCCCTCGACGGCGGCAGTGGCCCGGGACATCGGTGCCGGCCGGCTGCTCGAGAGCGTCGAGGAGGGGTTCGCCCCGGAACTCGTTGTCGTTGCCGCGCCTCCGGACGTCACCGCCGCGCTCACCGCGCAGGCGCTGAAGGACTGGCCCGACGCCGTCGTCGTCGACATTGCCAGCGTCAAGGGCGCGGTCCTCGAGGACCTGCGCTCCACCGGCGCTGACCTGAGCCGCTACGTGGGCACCCATCCGATGGCCGGCCGGGAGAAATCCGGGCCGGTCGCCGCACTGGGCGAGCTGTTCACCTCCATGCCGTGGGTGATTTGCGCGGCAGCGGAAAGTTCTCCGCACGCGGTCAAATGCGCGGAGTCCCTGGCCATCGACCTGGGCGCCGTGGTTTCACGCATGAGCGCCGAGGAGCATGACCAGTCCGTGGCGCTGGTTTCGCACCTGCCGCAGATCATGTCCTCGCTGGTGGCCAGCCGCCTGCAGGACACCCCGGGGCAGGCCATGGCGCTGGCCGGCAACGGGCTGCGCGACGTGACCCGGATCGCCGCCAGCGATCCCCGGCTCTGGGTGCAGATCCTCTCCGGCAATGCCCCCCGCCTGGTGGAAATCCTCTACGGGGTACGCGAGGACCTGAACCGGCTCATCCATACGCTGGAGGACCCGCTGGCCGACGGCGCCCGGCTGGACATGGCGCAGCTGATCTCCGAAGGCAACACCGGGCAGGCCCGCATCCCGGGCAAGCACGGCGCGCCGCCGCAGTCCTTCGCCAGCTTCACCGTCCTGGTGGATGACACCCCGGGACAGATTGCGCGCCTGCTCACCGACATCGGTGAGATCGGCGTGAACCTGGAAGATCTCCGACTGGAGCACTCCTCCGGCCAGCAGGTGGGACGCGCGGAGATCTCCGTGCTGCCCAGCCGCCTGCAGAATTTGGTACACGAATTGAGCACCCGCGGGTGGAAGGTAGTGCAGTGA
- the cmk gene encoding (d)CMP kinase, producing the protein MSEERNPALFRLGKPLVVAIDGPSGSGKSSISREAARRLHAAYLDTGAMYRAVTLYCMEAGIDLEDSVAVEAATRNADIELSTSPDAEWVRVSGRDVTDAIREPSVSSSVSAVATTLGARAELVRRQQQMIADSGLRIVAEGRDITTVVAPHAEVRILLTASEEARLRRRGVQLGGTQSAAQLKEQVITRDAKDSTVVNFQQAADGVVTIDSSDLDFEETVQAVLKVVYATTH; encoded by the coding sequence GTGAGCGAAGAACGCAATCCGGCCCTGTTCCGGCTGGGCAAGCCCCTGGTGGTGGCCATCGACGGCCCCTCCGGTTCGGGCAAGTCCAGCATCAGCCGGGAAGCCGCCCGCCGCCTCCACGCGGCGTACCTAGACACCGGCGCCATGTACCGCGCCGTGACGCTGTACTGCATGGAGGCCGGGATTGACCTCGAGGACTCCGTGGCAGTGGAAGCCGCCACCCGCAACGCCGACATTGAACTCAGCACCTCTCCGGATGCCGAGTGGGTCCGGGTCAGCGGCCGCGACGTCACCGACGCCATCCGTGAACCGTCCGTGTCCTCATCGGTCAGTGCCGTAGCCACCACGCTGGGCGCCCGCGCCGAGCTGGTCCGCCGCCAGCAGCAGATGATCGCCGACTCCGGGCTGCGCATCGTGGCCGAGGGCCGGGACATCACCACCGTCGTCGCGCCCCATGCCGAGGTGCGGATCCTGCTGACCGCCTCCGAGGAGGCACGGCTGCGCCGCCGCGGCGTCCAGCTCGGCGGCACGCAAAGCGCCGCGCAGCTCAAGGAACAGGTCATCACCCGCGACGCCAAGGATTCCACCGTGGTGAATTTCCAGCAGGCGGCCGACGGCGTGGTCACCATCGATTCCTCCGACCTGGACTTCGAAGAGACCGTCCAGGCGGTATTGAAAGTGGTTTACGCCACCACGCACTAG
- the der gene encoding ribosome biogenesis GTPase Der, with translation MTNSSYSGTAGDETGHEEYIPAGEDQVNERLANMDDAEAELRASTLRSGLDDYELDEEDAALLAGGFDEYDDDAPLRQDPVVAIVGRPNVGKSTLVNRILGRREAVVEDTPGVTRDRVSYPATWNGVNFTLVDTGGWEHDARGIHARVAGQAEVAVDVADAVLLVVDATVGITATDEAVVRMLRGKGKPVIVVANKVDDIQNEADASQLWGLGFGEPYPVSALHGRGTGDMLDAMMDVLPEYSAYGGLDKSGGPRRIALIGRPNVGKSSLLNKLAGTERVVVDDTAGTTRDPVDELIELGGRTWRFVDTAGIRRRQHMAQGADFYASLRTQSALEKAEVAVVLLAVDEVLSEQDVRILQLAIESGRALVLAFNKWDLLDDERRRYLQIEIERDLAHVEWAPHVNISAMTGWHKDKLVPALDTALESWDKRIPTGKLNAFLGELVAAHPHPVRGGKQPRILFGTQASSRPPKFVLFTTGFLDPGYRRFITRRLRETFGFEGTPIEVNMRVREKRGKNR, from the coding sequence ATGACGAACTCCTCATATTCCGGCACCGCCGGCGACGAGACGGGCCACGAAGAATACATCCCGGCCGGAGAGGACCAGGTTAACGAACGCCTGGCCAACATGGACGACGCCGAAGCCGAGCTGCGCGCCTCAACGCTGCGCTCCGGCCTGGACGACTACGAACTCGACGAAGAAGACGCAGCCCTGCTGGCCGGCGGCTTCGACGAGTACGACGACGACGCCCCGCTCCGCCAGGACCCGGTAGTTGCCATCGTGGGACGGCCGAACGTCGGCAAGTCGACGCTGGTCAACCGTATCCTCGGCCGCCGCGAAGCCGTCGTCGAGGACACCCCCGGCGTCACCCGTGACCGCGTTTCCTACCCGGCCACCTGGAACGGCGTGAACTTCACGCTCGTGGACACCGGTGGCTGGGAGCACGACGCCCGCGGCATCCATGCCCGCGTTGCCGGCCAGGCCGAGGTTGCCGTCGACGTCGCCGACGCCGTTCTGCTCGTGGTGGACGCCACGGTAGGCATCACCGCCACCGACGAAGCCGTGGTCCGCATGCTCCGCGGCAAGGGCAAGCCCGTCATCGTCGTCGCCAACAAGGTTGATGACATCCAGAACGAAGCCGATGCCTCGCAGCTCTGGGGCCTCGGCTTCGGCGAGCCGTACCCGGTCTCGGCCCTGCACGGCCGCGGTACCGGCGACATGCTCGATGCCATGATGGACGTGCTGCCCGAGTACTCGGCCTACGGCGGACTGGACAAGTCCGGCGGCCCGCGCCGCATCGCGCTGATCGGACGCCCGAACGTGGGTAAGTCCTCGCTCCTGAACAAGCTGGCCGGAACCGAGCGCGTTGTCGTTGACGACACCGCCGGCACCACCCGCGACCCGGTTGATGAGCTCATTGAGCTCGGCGGCCGCACCTGGCGCTTCGTGGATACCGCCGGTATCCGCCGCCGCCAGCACATGGCCCAGGGTGCCGACTTCTACGCCTCGCTGCGTACCCAGTCCGCCCTGGAAAAGGCCGAGGTTGCTGTTGTGCTCCTGGCAGTGGATGAAGTCCTGTCCGAACAGGATGTCCGCATCCTGCAGCTTGCCATCGAGTCCGGCCGCGCCCTGGTGCTGGCCTTCAACAAGTGGGACCTGCTCGACGACGAACGCCGCCGCTACCTGCAGATCGAGATTGAGCGCGACCTGGCCCACGTTGAGTGGGCCCCGCACGTGAACATCTCCGCCATGACCGGCTGGCACAAGGACAAGCTTGTTCCCGCCCTGGACACCGCTCTGGAGAGCTGGGACAAGCGCATCCCCACCGGCAAGCTCAACGCCTTCCTGGGCGAGCTCGTGGCAGCGCACCCGCACCCGGTCCGCGGCGGCAAGCAGCCCCGCATCCTCTTCGGCACGCAGGCTTCCTCCCGCCCGCCGAAGTTCGTGCTCTTCACCACCGGCTTCCTGGATCCGGGCTACCGCCGCTTCATCACCCGCCGGCTGCGCGAAACGTTCGGCTTCGAGGGCACGCCCATCGAGGTCAACATGCGCGTCCGCGAAAAGCGCGGCAAGAACCGCTAG
- a CDS encoding small multidrug efflux protein — protein sequence MKEVPPMNPIQEMVVNFQELAAQVPEILRPFIVMLAGAVPFIEGEGASVIGLVGGLNPIVAGIAAAAGNFLSVLLVVLFASRTRTAVVKHNRGRAAARNAALVPGPAGYGGSPMLEETPPARRESKGQQRFKKWLVRFGVPGASILGPLAIPTQFTSAILIASGTSRGWVLLWQAVAIILWTTVITVSVWAALTYVVGV from the coding sequence ATGAAAGAGGTCCCTCCCATGAATCCCATCCAGGAAATGGTCGTCAACTTCCAGGAGCTGGCGGCCCAAGTGCCCGAAATCCTCCGGCCCTTTATCGTCATGCTCGCCGGGGCAGTTCCGTTCATCGAGGGCGAAGGAGCCTCCGTGATCGGCCTCGTCGGCGGCCTGAACCCCATCGTTGCCGGCATCGCTGCCGCCGCCGGTAATTTCCTGAGCGTGCTCCTCGTGGTGCTCTTCGCCTCCCGGACCCGCACCGCCGTCGTAAAGCACAACCGGGGACGGGCAGCGGCCCGGAACGCCGCTCTGGTCCCGGGGCCTGCCGGTTATGGCGGGAGTCCCATGTTGGAAGAGACTCCACCGGCCCGGCGCGAGAGCAAGGGCCAGCAGCGCTTCAAGAAGTGGCTCGTGCGCTTTGGTGTCCCCGGCGCGAGCATCCTCGGCCCACTCGCGATCCCGACCCAATTCACTTCCGCGATCCTCATCGCCAGCGGAACATCCCGAGGCTGGGTGCTGCTCTGGCAGGCAGTAGCGATCATACTCTGGACTACTGTTATCACCGTGTCGGTCTGGGCCGCCCTCACTTACGTCGTCGGGGTCTGA
- a CDS encoding AAA family ATPase: MDFLGRRAERATVDNLLSRARAGLSGAIVVRGEAGIGKTVLLEHARGAAESSGFRVVSSVGVESETQFAFAGLHQLCAPLLDHVGALPEPQRTALGVAFGQQSGTVPDRFLIGLATLNLLAEVAEEGPLLCLVDDAQWLDEASAQVLTFVARRVAAERMALVFALRDPTDRDMGMFEGIPVVCLGGLDENDARALLAAAAHTPLDNGMRDRVIAEACGNPLALLELARSAPAAWQAGGFELPELPGTTHRIEDTFRRRSGSLPVPTQTLLLVAALDSTGEVDLLWRAAAHLGIAYESAAPAEAAGLLEIDTRVRFRHPLVRSAVLRAASPLERRRAHDALAAATDPDVDPDRRAWHRAQAVLGTDEDAAAGLVRSADRARARGGLAAAAAFMEHAARLTPDPAARAGRALEAAHAKQEAGASEDALELLKIAAAGPLDPLQQARLELLRARIAFHLVRDSIGGGMLLHAARSLAPRDAALSRETYLHALEAAIVTGNFVRGRSIPEVAEAARAAPTPTWPQRPVDLLLDGLVETFTQGYAAGLPGRRRALEAFVHEPDADTVDGANGCRWGWLAIRTAMSVFDDESLRSLAIRNVRVTREAGALATLPAALLGQSIMLVLSGEIARAAEQNASAAATGAVPLLHAQLVLSAWRGHPTETAEAHAAIVRKAAGPAHGTEESLTQYAMSVLHNGLGDYPAAYAAGKRAYDSEAWRFNNMAHSEFIEAACRSGRQDSAAEALEQLSTRALASGTPWGLGLAARARALTSAGSKAEESYREAIEQLGRCRMAAHLARTHLVYGEWLRREGRRQDAREQLRTAHGMLLDMGADAFALRAGRELRATGEHPRKRSAQPTDSLTAHELHIARLVATGATSREVATELFLSPRTIDAHLRSIFRKVGITSRRQLRELPLPR; encoded by the coding sequence GTGGATTTCCTGGGTCGGCGCGCCGAGCGCGCAACAGTCGATAACCTCCTCTCCCGGGCACGAGCCGGGCTAAGTGGGGCAATCGTGGTGCGCGGGGAAGCGGGTATCGGCAAGACGGTGCTGCTCGAGCACGCCCGAGGCGCGGCGGAATCCTCGGGGTTCCGGGTGGTGTCCTCGGTCGGGGTGGAGTCTGAGACGCAGTTCGCTTTTGCTGGCCTGCATCAGTTGTGTGCACCTCTCCTGGACCACGTTGGTGCCCTGCCCGAGCCGCAGCGGACCGCTCTGGGCGTGGCGTTCGGGCAGCAAAGCGGTACGGTTCCGGACCGGTTCCTGATAGGGCTGGCCACCCTCAATCTGTTGGCCGAGGTCGCCGAGGAAGGGCCCCTGCTGTGCCTCGTCGACGATGCACAGTGGCTGGACGAGGCATCCGCACAGGTCCTCACGTTCGTGGCGCGACGGGTAGCGGCCGAACGGATGGCGCTGGTGTTCGCGCTGCGGGACCCCACCGACCGCGACATGGGCATGTTCGAAGGTATACCTGTCGTATGCCTGGGCGGCCTCGATGAGAACGACGCGCGGGCGTTGCTGGCAGCGGCCGCGCACACACCCCTGGACAACGGGATGCGGGACCGGGTCATCGCCGAGGCGTGTGGGAACCCCCTCGCACTCCTGGAGCTGGCCCGAAGCGCGCCGGCGGCATGGCAGGCCGGCGGGTTCGAGCTGCCCGAGCTGCCGGGCACCACGCACCGGATCGAGGACACCTTTCGGCGCCGCTCAGGCAGCCTGCCGGTGCCAACCCAAACGTTGCTGCTGGTTGCTGCGCTCGATTCGACCGGCGAGGTGGACCTGCTGTGGCGTGCGGCCGCGCATCTGGGGATCGCCTACGAGTCCGCGGCGCCCGCGGAAGCCGCCGGACTTCTGGAGATCGATACCCGGGTGCGGTTTCGTCATCCGCTGGTGCGTTCGGCTGTGCTGCGGGCCGCCTCCCCTCTGGAGCGTCGCCGTGCGCATGACGCGCTGGCCGCCGCCACCGATCCGGACGTCGACCCCGACCGCCGCGCCTGGCACCGGGCTCAGGCCGTGCTGGGCACCGACGAGGACGCCGCCGCTGGGCTGGTGCGGTCAGCAGACCGGGCGCGTGCCCGCGGCGGGCTGGCCGCCGCGGCGGCGTTCATGGAGCATGCGGCCAGGCTGACCCCTGACCCTGCCGCCCGTGCGGGCCGGGCGCTGGAGGCCGCGCACGCCAAGCAGGAGGCTGGTGCGTCCGAGGACGCCTTGGAGTTGCTGAAGATCGCTGCGGCCGGTCCGCTCGATCCCTTGCAGCAGGCGCGCCTCGAACTGCTGCGTGCCCGGATCGCGTTTCATCTCGTCCGGGACAGTATCGGCGGGGGAATGCTGCTGCACGCAGCCAGGAGCCTCGCCCCGCGGGATGCGGCGCTGTCCCGCGAGACCTATCTTCATGCGCTCGAAGCGGCGATTGTCACCGGCAACTTCGTCCGGGGCCGCAGCATACCGGAAGTTGCCGAGGCTGCCCGGGCGGCGCCCACTCCTACATGGCCGCAGAGGCCGGTGGATCTGTTGCTCGATGGGTTGGTTGAGACGTTCACGCAGGGGTACGCGGCCGGCCTGCCCGGGCGGCGGAGGGCGTTGGAGGCCTTCGTTCATGAGCCGGACGCTGACACGGTGGACGGCGCCAACGGCTGCCGCTGGGGGTGGCTCGCCATCCGAACTGCGATGTCAGTGTTCGACGACGAGTCACTTCGCTCGTTGGCCATCCGCAATGTCCGAGTGACGAGGGAGGCCGGCGCTCTGGCCACGCTCCCTGCCGCGCTTCTTGGCCAGTCCATCATGCTGGTCCTCTCCGGTGAGATCGCCCGGGCTGCCGAGCAGAATGCATCCGCGGCGGCGACCGGGGCTGTGCCTTTGCTCCACGCCCAGCTCGTCCTCTCCGCTTGGCGCGGCCATCCAACCGAGACCGCCGAGGCCCACGCGGCCATTGTCCGGAAGGCCGCCGGACCAGCGCACGGCACCGAAGAATCCTTGACGCAGTACGCCATGTCCGTGCTGCACAACGGTCTCGGTGATTACCCTGCGGCTTATGCCGCTGGGAAACGGGCCTACGACTCCGAAGCGTGGCGGTTCAACAACATGGCCCACTCCGAATTCATCGAAGCGGCCTGCCGTTCCGGCCGGCAGGATAGCGCGGCCGAAGCGCTGGAGCAGCTCAGCACACGGGCCCTCGCCAGCGGCACCCCCTGGGGGCTCGGCCTGGCGGCACGTGCACGTGCCCTGACCAGCGCCGGGTCGAAGGCAGAGGAAAGCTACCGTGAAGCCATAGAGCAGCTCGGACGCTGCCGGATGGCCGCCCACCTCGCCCGCACCCACCTCGTCTATGGTGAGTGGCTTCGCCGCGAGGGCCGTCGCCAGGACGCCCGGGAACAGCTCCGCACCGCACACGGGATGCTGTTGGATATGGGCGCGGACGCGTTCGCACTGCGTGCCGGCCGCGAGCTGCGCGCCACCGGCGAGCACCCCCGCAAGCGAAGCGCCCAGCCAACCGACTCCCTCACCGCCCACGAGCTGCACATCGCCCGGCTGGTGGCCACCGGCGCAACCTCCCGCGAAGTCGCTACGGAACTCTTTCTCAGCCCGCGCACCATAGACGCCCATTTGCGCAGCATCTTTCGCAAGGTCGGCATCACCTCCCGGCGGCAACTCCGGGAGCTGCCCCTTCCCCGATGA
- a CDS encoding cation:proton antiporter, which translates to MTPAAFAALMLVVFAWAVFSDRLARWNITGPIVLTIAGFLLSNQDWGALPINVETPSVHLLAEVTLALLLFSDAARVDVTALRRDIRVPARLLLIGLPLTLILGALAAALLFGDFTWALAGFVGAALAPTDAALSIQVINDKRIPMRIRRTLNVESGLNDGIVTPAVVFALSLTAAELGVGSGHDSVVRPLLEVAVAILVGLVAGFGGAKAIAFGARRRWILPGGRRLATLAVALASFSLALALSGNGFIAAFVAGIAFGAGLPRDVASVDEVGELPELLGEVLSLGVWFIFGAALVPVALDHLSVSTLVYAVLSLTVIRMLPVALSLPKTGLDTSTVLFVGWFGPRGLASVVFVLLAIEELGESGPVGTAVAAVTMTVLLSVVAHGISAGPLGGRYAAGHGDSTPGGEETRLRSRRRIH; encoded by the coding sequence ATGACACCGGCAGCGTTCGCCGCACTCATGCTCGTGGTCTTTGCCTGGGCCGTGTTCTCGGACCGCCTCGCGCGGTGGAACATCACCGGCCCGATCGTCCTCACAATCGCCGGGTTCCTCCTGTCCAACCAGGACTGGGGAGCGCTCCCGATCAACGTTGAAACGCCGTCGGTCCACCTTCTCGCCGAGGTGACGCTGGCCCTGCTCCTGTTCTCGGACGCAGCGCGGGTGGACGTCACCGCACTTCGCCGGGACATCCGTGTACCCGCGCGCCTGCTGCTGATCGGCCTTCCCCTCACCCTGATCCTCGGTGCCCTCGCGGCGGCGCTGCTGTTCGGCGACTTCACCTGGGCACTGGCCGGATTCGTCGGTGCCGCTCTGGCCCCCACCGACGCAGCCCTGAGCATCCAGGTCATCAACGATAAGCGGATTCCAATGCGTATCCGCAGGACCCTCAACGTGGAAAGCGGACTCAACGACGGCATAGTGACCCCCGCCGTCGTCTTCGCGCTCTCGCTCACGGCGGCTGAGCTCGGCGTCGGCAGCGGCCATGACTCGGTCGTTAGGCCGCTGCTCGAAGTGGCCGTCGCGATCCTTGTCGGCCTCGTAGCGGGATTCGGTGGTGCGAAGGCCATCGCGTTCGGGGCGCGGCGCCGGTGGATCCTTCCCGGCGGCCGGCGCCTGGCCACGCTGGCTGTGGCCCTCGCCAGCTTCTCGCTGGCCTTGGCCCTCAGCGGCAACGGCTTCATCGCGGCGTTCGTTGCGGGGATCGCGTTCGGTGCAGGTCTGCCCCGTGACGTTGCCAGCGTGGACGAGGTGGGCGAGCTTCCGGAGCTGTTGGGCGAGGTGCTCTCACTCGGAGTGTGGTTTATCTTCGGCGCCGCCCTCGTGCCGGTCGCGTTGGACCATCTCTCTGTGTCGACTCTCGTGTACGCGGTCCTGAGCCTGACGGTGATCCGGATGCTGCCGGTTGCCCTTTCGCTGCCGAAGACCGGATTGGATACCTCGACGGTATTGTTCGTGGGCTGGTTCGGGCCCCGCGGCCTCGCCTCCGTCGTCTTCGTGCTCCTGGCTATTGAGGAACTCGGCGAGTCGGGGCCCGTCGGTACCGCGGTCGCTGCCGTCACCATGACTGTGTTGCTCAGCGTGGTTGCGCACGGCATCTCGGCGGGACCTCTCGGCGGGCGTTACGCTGCCGGCCACGGGGACAGCACCCCCGGCGGGGAGGAAACCCGCCTCCGCTCGCGGCGCCGGATCCACTAA
- a CDS encoding HAD family hydrolase → MSRLSRPGLWYLFDYGMVISTAPEPRDWLALQRATGLDLDLEAASSPYWTHREGFDAGTLTPAQYWSAVLGRTAGADEVRTLEALDAAQWAHLNPKTLSVLETLTKEGAQLALLSNMPAAMSRNYTATAQWPGLFSRLYFSGQLRMLKPDPRIFEYVAGDLGVPPRDIVFIDDNAANISAAQALGLQTVHHTGDTDLRAELAEVPR, encoded by the coding sequence ATGAGCCGCCTGTCCCGCCCAGGGCTTTGGTACCTCTTTGACTACGGCATGGTGATCTCCACGGCCCCGGAGCCCCGGGATTGGCTGGCGTTGCAGCGGGCCACCGGGTTGGACCTGGATCTGGAGGCCGCTTCAAGCCCCTATTGGACCCACCGCGAAGGCTTTGACGCCGGAACGCTGACGCCTGCACAGTACTGGAGTGCCGTACTGGGCAGGACTGCCGGCGCGGATGAGGTCCGAACGCTGGAAGCCCTCGACGCCGCACAATGGGCGCACCTCAATCCGAAAACCCTGTCCGTGCTGGAGACGCTCACAAAGGAAGGCGCGCAGCTGGCCCTGCTCTCAAACATGCCCGCGGCCATGTCGCGGAACTACACGGCCACGGCGCAATGGCCCGGACTCTTCTCCAGGCTGTACTTCAGCGGGCAGCTGCGCATGCTCAAACCCGACCCCCGGATCTTCGAATACGTGGCAGGTGATCTGGGCGTGCCGCCCCGGGACATCGTTTTCATCGACGACAATGCGGCGAATATTTCCGCGGCCCAGGCCTTGGGCCTGCAGACCGTTCACCACACCGGTGACACCGATCTGCGGGCCGAGCTGGCCGAAGTCCCTCGATAG